The Prinia subflava isolate CZ2003 ecotype Zambia chromosome 6, Cam_Psub_1.2, whole genome shotgun sequence genome contains the following window.
TTTATGAATTAAGGGTTTAAGCTTAGAAACAACACTTTATGTTAACTGCAATTGAGTATTGACAGTGTCAGAGGTGGTGAATTCCTCCATGGGCAATCCAGGAGCACACCATGATAACTGATGAAGAACATCCCTGAACAGAGACACCCTCAGGCGTGGGCTTTTCCTGGGCTGGAAGTTTGATTTTTGGAATAAAAAGTCTTCCTGAGCTGAGACTGTAAATGCTCAGCATAGAACGAGTTGCTGTATCTGAGCTAGTTATATCCTGTCAGCTGTTCTTTGGTTGCTCTCACTACCAAGGTAATGAAGTAGGATGTACTGCAACAAAAAAGGGATTGCATTTACTGCTGAGTAAATGTGTACATGAGCTTCTACTACAGAGCAGCTGAGTGTTGAAAACTGCTAGTTGTGTGttcttactttgtttttttcttaaaaaaaaccaacggaggctgggctgtgtgtcctttattttgtgtggtttttaaaTCGAAATGAAAATTATTGTGTCTAGAATTGTCAATGTGATATTTAACGTTTTGGGTTTCTGAAATGTGACGTGTCATCTGTTTGGTCCAGTTTTGCCTGCCTTTTAAATGGTTTCAGAAACTAGAccatttccttctttcccttctcctagGAAATCTGCGTAACAAAACTCACTCTGCTAAGGTATTTCCATCAGAGCACAAATATTGGCACGTTTCAGGGATTCTGTTGCAAAAGAGAGGTGCCCTGGATTATAGACTTGGGTTCTGAGGTGGGAAAAACTACCTTCAGCATGAAAGATGGATAAGAATTCTCTTTTATTGTTGatgatttcagttttaaaatgagtccaagcaggatttttttgcCTGACTTAGAGAAGAGCAGATGTCTTTTTTAGCACTATTCGTTTTTCATGGAAGAAAGGTTTCAAATTATGTGTAGGAAATTTTACACACATATGCCCAGCAGcagaattatttaattattacttAATTGTTATGATACCATACAAATGTCACTACAGACAGCTTTTAAAGTAATCAGGAGCTTTGAACTGGTTTGGGATGCCTTGAGCAGGTGTTCCTAGGAGGGATTGAGCACCTTCCCAGTGTCACACCACCAGCcttgtgtgtgctgtgctccaagggctggaaaTCCTTGAAGTGGCACCCGTGGCAGTCACATCCTGGGACTCACCCCGTGTTCCAGCATCCACTGAGCCTGGCTAAGCCAAAAAGGACAGTCAGATGCCACTTCCCCAGTGAAAATCAGCAGACATcatcttccctttcttcccaaATCTCCTTGAGTAGTGCAGGTAGCTCCTGAGCAAGCACGGTATTTAATTAACCTTAAAACTTTACCTTCAGCTGTTGAAGGACTCCAAGGCTCCCAGTCTGCACTGGGCATTAATTAGGTCACTTGAACACTGCATCCCATTTTGTTGCAACATCAGATCCATTTCATATTtatgcttttttccctccctttcagtgatgccagcagcactgccttgtAAATGAGAAACCATTGTGTTTCTCAGGGGGAGCATCCTgtacaaataaaaaagcagcagagtaAATCATTTTACAGCATATGGTAGATTCTAAGCCTCAAAGTACTCAGCTTTCCATAGCAGCAGAGGCACAAATGGAATCAAATGAATAAATTGCCATGTTTTCTTATTGTGGATGTCTGAACTGAGAAGTTCACCTGAGCAGATACTCTGTTTTGTAATTGCCTGGTACTTGCTCTTCCTTACTAGAAAGAAGGCCCAGAGAAGGCTTTTATCACCCTGTTTTTCCTGTATTACGTGCTGTGTTTAGGAACAGGGGGTGATTATTCCACGCCAGGATCCTGGAGGTAGTGCAGCTACATGGGAGGGAAGTGGGCTGCTGGTGTTCATTTCTGGCACTGTCTGGGAGAAGGTGTCTGTGACACAAAGGCTGCCATGGTGAGAGACTGGAGGAGGGCTGGCACAGCGTGAGGgtgccagcccttccctgccacctctgcagtgccagcacctcgCTGGGAGCCTGATCTGAGGCAGAGGGGGCAACGGGTTCCTCTCAGTTTACAAACTGGAGGAACTCTGTGCCAGGTCACCACAGTTTCTGGTTTTCTACCATCTCTTCTTCATGCCCCAACCATCCCATTAGCACATGGACTGGTGGCTGATCCCGCTCAGGTTTTTCTTCACCTGAGGATGAACGTAGGACAGTTAGGTCTGGTATTAAATTCACAGCACCAGGGCAGAGCTATACTCCTGATATATTTCACAAATGGCTGGGGCTCTCCAGGCCTGATCCACAGCCTGGTGCCAGTGATTATAAAAGGGTGATTACAGGAGGATGctcaacaaaaccaaagcacttTGTAGGTGCTTCAGAATGGCTCTATCAGCAAGTGGTGTAAAACCTTGTGCAAGTGGCTCACTACCCTAGTTGGAAGCCTGTGCAATTCCTACATTTTAGCTTTAGCACCTTCTTCCCTAACCCAACAGATGACAAAGAATGAAATGAGTGAGGATGGAAGaatatactgattttttttggttttgtctcaAATACTGTGTATGAGCATTCCGTAGTTAGCACGGGAATGCTCCCTGCTGATCCCTGATGCTGTGAAGTAAGATGCAGAAAACCTCTGTTTGCAGACTGGTAGATCTGTGCTTGAGGGgataaaatattaatcaaaaAGTGGGTAGTTTCTGTGTTTGATTCTGAGGGGAATTTCCATGTGATGTTAATCTTGTAATTCCAGTATAGTCTCATTACAGTGTGAAGAGAGGAAATATGCTGTAGCAAACTGATCCTTCATTTGAGAACCCTCTGTCTCAGGGCCAGCAAACACAGCTCATCAATGCCTTGTGTGATTTTTAATCATTGAGATTAGTGTAAAAAGATAATAATAAGAGTAATTACACTGTGTGGTAAGTGTGAGGGGAATACACAAAGAGTGATAACGAAAAGATTTACATTGGTGACAGGTGACCGTATTGAAGAGAGAATAACACAAAAAATGTCAACTATAGAGCGAGTTTTTAAAAGTGTCCTCTCCTCACTGGTGATCTTGAATGTCCAGAACAAAACAAGCTCTTTTATAAATGCATAAGGGTGGGTTTCTGCTAAATAAGATGTTCCCAAGGAGAGATGTTCCATGAATGTGGCTCTGCTGTCTCGATGCCCAAAGTGCTCTCACACCTTGCTTGATGTTGTGTTGCACAGTCAGCAGGGCTCAAATGATTTGTGTTGTCTGTGAAGTGTGGACCAGACCTGTctgataccttttttttttttggttttatgtaGTACCTGCTCTGGAAGATTGTAAGGAACAAGAGCCTGTGATGGACAACAATATTTCTGTGGTGCCTTTTGAGAGACCTGCTGTTATAGAGAAGCTGACGAGCAACATGGGAAAGCGTAAAAGCTCCACCCCACAGAAGTTTGTGGGTAAGTTGGAAATGAgccttttattctttttggtGCATGGGTGTAGCTTACGTGCTTTTTGTAATATCCAGAAGAACAAGGGGGAGAGGTAGCACTCCCACAACTTCTGATACAGCAATGGAGGTGGTTAAATCACAGCAAGAAATCATGATAATTTTTGAATTCATTTTACCAGTCCAGGGAATTCAAATATAAGTCCACTATCATGAAAATGCTTTAGAAAACCTTTTATTTAACACATGATAATTATTAAGTTCATTTTACCAGTCCAGGGAATTCAAATATAAGTCCACTATAATGaaaatgctttggaaaaccTTTTACTTAACGctcttttgtttgtgttttatttttaaacttctctCTAGCCCTTTTGAGATTTAGACTTGTCATCTTCCCTCTCCTtgctccagaaaacaaaaacaaaaccaaaaacaagcTAAGACTGTCATATAATTATCTGTCTCCATatgtgttaaaaaaacaaacaacaagtATCTCAAGACTTCTAATTTGTATTAAATTCCTGACACTTGGCAACAACTGGTCTGATAATACTGGCATGAGGAAGTAAATCACATCCCTTGAGTTGGAAGAAGTTCTTGCTCTGAGTGCAGCACTCTGCACCCAATAAACTTATTAATGTACGAATATGAAACAGCATTGGGTGCCTTTTGTTAACTAGATTTAGAATCCTAGGTcaaaaaattcatattttgctTTGTGTCTTGATATATTAAATTATTCAGCTTGTAGCAGGTGACAGTATGGAGAATTTTACTTGGTTTGAGCTGTAACTTAAAGCCTCTTTTTTACTGCTACTGAAGCAATGCAAAACTTCTTAggagggcagctggagcagagaatTGTTTGGGGTAAGTGTCAGACTCTGAAGTCACAGAACAGGAGTTTTCCATGCTCGCTCCCTGGAAGCGCAGTCACACAGAACTCGAGGGAGTCTCATTCTGAGGACACTCACAGAGAGGACCCGAGCACTGTAAGTAATTAGCACAGCCATTTAGAAAAAAGGTTGCCCCTCAGCTAAATGCAGGCTCAGATGGATTTGTTCAATCACCCCTGAAGGTGGCAGTAAGGAAGGTCTGGAGTAGCAGGGGGCCAGCAGAGTGGGCCAGCTCACCCGGGGGCACTGACACACTGACCCGGCTGCTCTCTGCTGACCATTCCCAAATATCCCAAGGTTATGCCAGCAATGATCCATCCCACGTGGGGAATGCTGGGACACATCAGTGTTTCCTGTGTTGTCACATTTTTAGACCAGAAAGGTGATTTTACTTGTCACTCATGCACCGTTGACCATTTGTTGTTCTTGTGTTCAGAGGTGAATTTACTGATTGGAAGTCCTTGCCTAAGAAATGCTGTACCATGTGATTATTCTCTTCAGCAGGTTGTACTACTTTGTTGTTagataaatctgattttttctgTAGGTGTAACATACCACCATGTGTAGGAAAAAAGTGCCCCCTTTCATATTTACCATatcttatttttctgatttttagtGGCATCGCAGTGTTTAGATTGAATAACAACAGTTTTCACttggctgccttttttttttcctcccctccaccATGACCtcacttttcttccctttttctccccaatTAAATATTGTTTCAGCTCTATCAGGAAGAATGTGTAATGGTTCTGGTGCTTGCAGGAAATTTTCCTGTGCATACTGCAAGCGTGGCACCTGTCCAAAACAACTTAATGGTGTTTATGAGAAGGTCATGTAAGCATAAGCTGAAATCTTTGCATGCTACATCTATCAATGCTTTACTGCTCTTTCTGATCAGCAATCTCCAAGGGACCGTGGTTATGGACCACAGGGTCTCCTATGGCTGAATTTtcaggaggaaaggaagcagTGTACAGCAAATAGAATTAATTCATTTGTGGTGAGAGCCTTGGTTATATATCTGCTCTTGAGGCACCGGTCTCACCAAACCAGTTGAAATAGGGGAGGCAGAAAGTACAATTTGTGATGTGCAGCAgtgtgattttttctttttgcttcttgtTCAAAGAGGCAGACACCAGTGAAATTAAAAGCAGCCATCCTCAGGCTGGTCATGTGAAGCAGATTCACGTATTTTCAGCTGGAATTTGGAGCTTGCTCCCAGAATGTCACCGAGGGTTAAGAACTGGCAGGATGCAAAAGGAGACATTGATGTGGCTTACGATAAGAGCACGGTTGTTAGAgtaagaattaaaaatacaggGGCGTCTCAGAACAGATGAAGATCAGCCAGCTGCCAAATTACAGTCAGCTTCTGGTTAATGGGGGTCAGGGAGAAACCTCCCCAGGGGGAAATGCTGGAACAGCTTTCTCCAAGGTTTCTTGGAGCTTTCTCCCAGCTGACTGCAGGTATCACAGGacagctgtgtctgtgtgcttTGATCTAGCTTCAAATACCTGTTTGGGGGTTTATTTGAATGTCATATGGCCAGAGGGGagaatgttttttcttctactgCACTAATGTAGGGCAAGGATAAATAGACTTAGAGCATagtttaaatgaaaattcagaatgATTGGTCTGATTAGCTGATTTTAAGTATAGAATTGGCTAAACAGGAATTTAATTTGGAAACCACATTGTACTGGTTTATTGGACTGTTTATTGGTTACTCCCGAGCTCTGTGTTTTACGCCCTCTCCTTCCCATGTTatcatttattttacttttttatgtCACACTCCATTTCTCAGGCTCTGACATCTTTGGAGCTGGTTCATaattaaaggaataaataattCAGGTCACTGGCAATTTACTGCTTTCTTTGCTGTCTGAGCTGGGAGTAACTAAACATGGATGATGAAAGGAATCCAAATAGGATTTGCATCATTTATCCAAGTAGCCCATAAAGGATGGGTAATACTTCTTGATCTATAAAGCCTACAAAGGACTGACAGTATGCTTGGCAGCTGGATCAGACCCTCACCAGATCCATTTCTTTATCCAAACACGAGAGTGGCCAGGGAAGGTGACAGGCACCAGTGGGCACCAGACACTGTTGCCTCCTGGAGCTGTCCACGCTGtctgtggcagcacagccatcaCAGAGTGCCAGACCacagcaaaacactgaaaagaggATGTCTGATGGCAAGAATCACCCACAGGTCGTGTCAGATCACCAGGACCATCGCTGAGTACACATCAGGGATACACAAACATGGCATGGTGTCCAGCCATGGGAACAGTACTGCTCAACAGAGAAGGAATATTCATGTGCTTCACTTTACACTTACATTTAATTACCTTGCTAATCAGGGCTAAGTCCCCCAGCAGAGGTGAGGCATCATCTCTAAGGATAACATGTGTGTTTCTCTATGCATCACTTTGGAATCAGTCACACTTAGTGGAATGAATTATTATagtcaaaaataaaatgctgagtGATAGCTGTGTTGAAATGTACTAATGCAATTTGGAAGAGATTTGGGACTACAGTTCTCTTTCTTATAGTGGTTTATACACATTGTGTTCCAAGCAGTTTTGGCAAAAGGTGTTAGAAGAAGATTCTTGAGTAATTTAATTCTTGAATAGCCAAACCACTTGTAAGTAGTAACTTCTTGAATTTATTGACTTAGGCTACTGGCAGAAAAGTCTGGTTTTATGTACCAAGGAAGTGAAGTAACAAAGACAAtgaaaaccaaccaaaactATTTATCAGACTTCATAAAATCAGTGTCAGAAGTTAGCTTTCAACAGCTAGCTCATTGCATGCATGAACAAATAGGAACACGTGCATCTTGTATCATATACATATAACCTTTCCTGCTGAAAGAGAAGCTGTTCCATGAGCTTTGCCTGTCCTGACACTCCAAAAGCCATCAGTGGaaaggcagtgctgctgagctgagccctggTGTGAACAGTGGTCAGTTTGTTCCCCTCCAAGGAGAGCTGTGACGTGTGACGTCGTGCCCTGTGACTGCCATGATGTACCAGCATGTGCTTCTGGTTCTGCACATCTGTCATGCCATTGATGTAAAAAGGTTACAAGGATTCACAGGGAGGAATCAGACAGCTTCAGCATCATTATGGATAAATTTATCTTGTGTCAAGGAAAGGAGCTTTTGCCTTTTACCAAGTGAAACTAAGCTGTACTCGTGGTTTCTCTATTTGTTTTCTTGCCTAAATAGAcactgggaagggagaggggggttatgtatttcctttctttttttttttttttttcctcagtccAAAAAGGatagaaacttttttttctgagggaGGAAAACTGCAGAGATCAGCCTCCAGTGCTCCTGTAAATGGCTTCATTCTTCATTCTTGGCCACATGCTCTCATttaatgtttggggtttttttcctgctggttcGAGGACTTACTTATTGTGGCTCTAAAGGTGCTACTGTAACAAGGCTCCTGTACCTGTTGTTCAGGTTTCTCACTGTGCAGCCCTGTTGCAAGGTAGATGTGAGACACCTCAGGTTGTGGGGGACATGTGGAATGGTCCCTTGAATTTTGAGGAGAGTATATCTAACTCTATATTCTGCCAGAACTTCAGTGGCCTCAGTATTTCAGTCCACTGTCTACCAGTTAACATGTATTTCCTAACTTGAAGCGTGAGTCAGGCCCAGCTGAAGACTTTGAATTTCATTTGGAATTTGAATTAGAATTGAGGATTTGGAATTGCTCTGGAAGTTGCTGCAGCCACATGTTTCACCTGgaataaattaaaaggaaaaaaaaagctcttggTGAGGTTACTGTTTTACTGTTTTACCCATCTCAGGACAGGAACTGCGTGGGAAGTCAGGAATAAATTAGAAGGAGGTTAACTTCAGACTCGAGAATAATTTCACCCCAAGTCAGGGGGGTTCTGTGCCACTTTTAGGGTGACACATTGCAGCGATTATGTTGACTTTGCTCACGCATTTGATTTTATCTCTTAGGTGAAAAGTTCATGAGATTTGGCTACCCAGATATCCCCTTTGACATGAACCTAAGCTACGACAAGGAGGCTGAGCTGATGCAGTCTCACATGATGGACCAAGCCATCACCAATGCAATCACCTACCTTGGAGCCGAGGCGCTTCACCCCCTGATGCAGCACACACCGAGCACAATCGCAGAGGTGGCCCCGGTCATCAGCTCAGCCTACGCTCAGGTCTATCATCCCAGCAGGATAGAGAGGCCCATCAGCAGGGAAACGGCCGACAGCCACGAGAACAACATGGATGGCCCCATCTCCCTCATCAGACCAAAGAGTCGAATCCAGGATAGAGAGGGCTCCCCCAGCAATAGCTGCCTGGATTCCACTGACTCAGACAGCAGCCACGACGACCGCCAGTCCTACCCAGGAAACGCTGCCTTAACCCCCAAGATAAAGCCAAACCCGGCTTACGTGAAGGAAGAGGCCAAGCCTTTGGATGTCACCAAAGCTCCTAAGGGCTCTTTAAAGGATATGTACAAGGTGATCAACGGAGAAGGGGAGCAGATTAGGGCTTTCAAGTGCGAGCACTGTCGCGTCCTCTTCCTGGACCATGTCATGTACACCATCCACATGGGCTGCCACGGCTACCGGGACCCGCTGGAGTGCAACATCTGCGGCTACCGCAGCCAGGACCGCTACGAGTTCTCGTCGCACATAGTCCGGGGGGAGCACACATTCCGCTAGGCCTTCTCATCCAAAGGGGACTCCTATGAAGTACCAGAACTGCACATGAAGAAATACTGCACTTACAATCCCACTTTTTCCTCAGACGTTGAGACGCCTATTTTGTTGTCGTTGCCGTTGTTGTCGTTGCCCGttgtttaattattattattattattaacctTATTTTTTGTGGACCCAACCTCATTTGCTCTGCCCAGCTTAAGaacggaaggaaggaagggaatgGATAAGGGAGGGGTTTGTCGCGGCCGTTGGTTTTTGGGGAGGGACCCGCCTTGCTCTCTGTGGGAATTGGAAGGCAGTCTGTGTTCCAACAGGTCTCAGTCAATTGTACACCGTGTCCTCTTTTGGGATATCTCCCAACCATGCCAGGTACTTTCAAGTCCCAACAAGATGCCCCTCATTTGCAGTTTCAGAGGAGTAGgtagaaaacatttcagaggaGAGCCTTTTTCTAATGTGAAGATACGGTGCGAGCTTTTGGTGgctggaggaaagggaggaagctTGTTCTGCAGAatgaacaattatttttaaagcgAAACTGGTAGGGAGTTAGGAGCATGAATCAAAGTCAATATTCCTCTCAAAATTACTTTCAAGGGTGAGCTGTTTTCCTGGGTTCAGTGTGTATTGCCCCTCTAGAatgtaaataaatttttaaaaaagtaaaaaaaaaaaaaaaggaaatgtatgTCTTAACACTGTACCACATTACAGCAGTTTAGTTTCATAAGTCTGAGGGCCTTCTGTGGTAAGTTTGaggctttgtgtttttattttccttaactTATGAAGCACCTTTTTTTAGAATTGTCGATACTCTGTTACTCCATGCCTACGTGTTGTCCCACTGGCTTCTTAGAGACCCTTGGGAGCCTTACTTCTTTAGTTGCACCCTAAGTTTTAAGAAAGAGCATTTAGAAATAACATTTAAACTTGCTTCTAGGACAGTAAGTGGCCTAGGAGTGGGTGAGAGTCTGTAGTTTACTCAAGAGgttctgctgctcttctgaaaTACCTTTGGGTTAAAgttatggatttttaaaatgacaaaagTACTAGCAGCAAAGTGTTCTTTAAATATAGTTATatatagataaataaatatgtaaatactTTCTCATTCTACTATCACAGTGTTAACCTCTTGGCAACAGCCTAAACTAAGACTTGCAGCTGGGAAAGCGTCAGGAGCCAGATCCTTGGCCAGCATTAATCCTCTTGGCTCCCTTGAATTTAAAGGAGCTGCCCCAACTACTCCAGCTACATCAGGATCCAAACCTtgactgttttttcttcttgttgacCTCTTACTTGCTAATTTGCTGAACCGccaatttccttttgtttgtacATCATGAATTCTGCTTAATTTAGGGATGTGAGTTTTAGCAGGTTTTACCTTGGCTCCAGAAGCCCAGGTCAGTACGACCAACAGGTCACAAACGACCTGCCCTGCTTCTTCAGAAAGTAATAGGTGAAGGTGGAGGTGCTGTGTATTGATTTGGACttaaagatttcatttttattgctaATTTATTGATTTCCCTGTAGGGAAAGCAAATGGAGAAACGTACTCCAGAGAGAGTCCTTGACCTGCAGACTGGACAAGAGAACAAGTCCACTGAgctattttgtttcctttctttctctcagtaAATAACAAAGCCAGCAACCACCCAGCAAGTTGCATCAGTGAAAGCTGGGCTTAAACCTAGGGGACAGATTGCCATTGAAACCCAACTGTTTGTACCAATCACAATTGAAATGTTGTTGTTTGGCAACAAGAGCACAGCTTGAGAATGGAAGGATCTGGATGGGTTTAACCCCCTCCGCACGCATGGTCTCCGTGCGCTCGGGGAGACCTTTTCCAAAGGATGAAGTTACTAAAGTATAAAAGAGAGAGCAAGATCAGGCCGTAATGAATTCCCATCTGCTCCCTCCAATCTGTGCACTTGATGCATATGCCAGTTTGCTGTTCGTTTTGAGGGTactggttttttcttcttcttcttctcctcttcctaGACCTGGAGCATTTGAAAGTAGGAGCTGAGTGGTATTGATTGAAATCTTTTTATGGTGACATTCTTGGCAGCTAGAACCTGTGTTTAGAAAGAATACAGTAGATCATGGCCAGATTACCTGATGACTGCTTCCCAGCACTGCAATGCTATTAAGTAGGAGCTGGTAAAGTCTTGCAGTAGCCTATTAATTATAATACAATGTGGAGAGAAATGTCATCTTGTGTAATGTGAGCCCTATCAAGGCTGGGAATATGCAAGGCTTTGGAGAGACAGATTTAAAGATCTATTCCCAACATTGTTCTTAACGTCGCTGggttcctccccctccttctttcTTCACCCTAATGCAGAGGAAACCGGGGCAAATGAACCAGTGCCGTCCTCCAGACCATTCCCATTGTCTTGTGCCTGGTGCAGTCGAAAGAGTTTGTGCAGGGCAAAAGCAGGGAGGTGCCGCAGGGCATCGCTTTTGTTCCGTGTGGCTGGTTCTCTGCACTTAGGGAGGTGGGCTCAGGAGGCCCTGCTTTGTGTCAGGATGTGCCTGGaaattcaggaaagaaaaaagtggtTGTGATTTGCTGAAGTAGGAAAGGTCCTTTAAGAACAAGGTGGGAAGAGAAGGGTTCTTGGGGGTTGCTGGGCTTGCCTGGACCTCCAGAAAAACACATGGCCCAAGCCAGAGATGGAGTTTGCCGGCAAATCCGTTCAGTCTCTGGGGGAAACGCTCCGTTCTCCCCTCTGTGGTCAGTGAAAGAACACTGGGCTGTGGTTTCTTGGAACAGTCAGCACTAGGGGgaaagtgtttaaaaatttctgcctttgtttGGGAAAGCACCGGAATACGGGAACGGTGGAGAATCTCTTGTGTATCCACGGATCAGTTGGCTGCAATTACCCCTGCAGCTCGTTAGTGTGCACCTTGGTTCACTGACGGCTCACGGGTACCTCTGGAGGGTGTATCCTGCAGATGTTCAGAGGATGCCCACTGGTTTTGGGCCTGGCTTCAGTTAAGTCCAGCTTCTTGATCTAAGGGTGGCAGGTGAGGTCTGTATGCCCTGGTGTAAGGGAACTGGGGAGGCACTGGGGAGTTTTCTTAGAGAAACCACAGTTTTTGGAGAGGAGGACACTTGAGGGGtcacattaattttttattatcaaTGTCCTTTTCTAAACATTCACTGGAGGCTTTTATCCTACAGctaggaaaagaagaaagattaaATTCTTCTTCAAACTTTGAGCAAAATTTTGAATTAACATATACTTTAGAATTCGATTCCTACTGAAAATTATTAGAGGGCTTTATGTAATGCAGTTTGTCCCTTCACAAAAGTGAGCAAAATGGGGCAGCAGAGATTTCTTTGAGTGTTTTTTCTTGGTTGCTCTCTGCAAGAATTGGATTTCTAAGAAAAGCTCTTGAGTTTCGTCAAGTTCATTAGTCATTCATAGTGTACTAGGAGTTTCAGTGGCTAATCCTTGGCCTCCAGATCCGTTTGTTCTGAGTATTTGGTGCTGGAAATCGACCTGGCTGATTTTTATTGGACTCCTTTGAAATTCTTGGAAACGGGTTTCCAGTTAGAAACATGCATTTGCAAATTTAGAATTGGCTTCCTGTGAGCATTCcccattttcattaaaaaaaaaaaaaaaataaaaaaaattgtgcacTTCTCTGCCAGTAAACCCTTTTGCTTCTTTTACATCAAAAATGGCAATATTCTGTCTCAGTTTAGAGGATTGCAAGCCTATTAATTTAGAGAGAAGTGTGACTGCTTATTCTGCTCTTGGTGTGATCCATATCCTTGGAGCAGAGGGCATTATCTATATATCTGCAGTTATGACTGATGAATTTTACAGCCACCTCTCCTTGTAATCAGTTAGGGGTGCACATCAAAATATATTGCATTTTTCAGTAAAGCCTGCTCTTTACTCAGTAATTTATGGgattaaagtaattttattctCCTTAAAAAGTGCTTTCCTCTATGATGTGATGTGAAAGGTGTCTAGGCATTAGCCTGTAGTGGTCTGTAGTAGAGAGGATGATTTTAAATGGGTTAATTGGCCTGATTTTTAGTGACACTGGTTTCTACAGTGTGAGGACCCAGCTCACAAAGTACCCATGCAGACCTAAAGTACGTTTGCTGCAAGGTGAAGAAATTCTCAATTGTCAGACTTTCAAAATTTCTCTCTATTTACAAGGGCTCTCCTAAATTTGTACTGTAAGGCAGGAGGTCAATAATCAAACCCAACCCCTCAAAACTGCGCTTTCATGGGGCATTATTACTGCTGCCCAGGTCCTGGGCTAGCTTGTTCTGATTTGAAAGAAGCCAGACAACAGACACTCCTTCCTCCAGGAAGAAACTTGGGAGATAATTGCAGCAAAAGTGCTTGTTtcagccaagggcaggagctACAGCAATGCATAAATTCCTTTCCTTAACTCTTGCTGTGCTTTATAAAGTAAtgaggggggaggagggaggctgcCAGAGTCGCTTAAATGTGAGATTTTAGGAAAAGGGTGATGAAATTGGCTTTTCTGCTAGGAATTCACCTCTTAGCTTGGCTTCATAGcgtttaaaaacaaaaatggatAGCCTGTGGTctggggcagctggagagctTGAGAAAGcgtatttatatatatatatggtatTGT
Protein-coding sequences here:
- the IKZF2 gene encoding zinc finger protein Helios isoform X3, encoding MTLTGCGRGGERQDEARSPASPRAGAALRGSWPGFAARGHCTLTMEAEAVDGYITSNSVKLEMQSDEEFDRKPLIHEDIIRAHDGGSSLEDPFIGSNEMVDNRKIQELSSEGGIRLPNGKLKCDVCGMVCIGPNVLMVHKRSHTGERPFHCNQCGASFTQKGNLLRHIKLHSGEKPFKCPFCSYACRRRDALTGHLRTHSVGKPHKCNYCGRSYKQRSSLEEHKERCHNYLQNVSLEAAGQVMSHHVPALEDCKEQEPVMDNNISVVPFERPAVIEKLTSNMGKRKSSTPQKFVGEKFMRFGYPDIPFDMNLSYDKEAELMQSHMMDQAITNAITYLGAEALHPLMQHTPSTIAEVAPVISSAYAQVYHPSRIERPISRETADSHENNMDGPISLIRPKSRIQDREGSPSNSCLDSTDSDSSHDDRQSYPGNAALTPKIKPNPAYVKEEAKPLDVTKAPKGSLKDMYKVINGEGEQIRAFKCEHCRVLFLDHVMYTIHMGCHGYRDPLECNICGYRSQDRYEFSSHIVRGEHTFR
- the IKZF2 gene encoding zinc finger protein Helios isoform X4; protein product: MEAEAVDGYITCDNDYSPEREHCGMAIDLTSSTPNGQHTSPCHMAGSNSVKLEMQSDEEFDRKPLIHEDIIRAHDGGSSLEDPFIGSNEMVDNRKIQELSSEGGIRLPNGKLKCDVCGMVCIGPNVLMVHKRSHTGERPFHCNQCGASFTQKGNLLRHIKLHSGEKPFKCPFCSYACRRRDALTGHLRTHSVGKPHKCNYCGRSYKQRSSLEEHKERCHNYLQNVSLEAAGQVMSHHVPALEDCKEQEPVMDNNISVVPFERPAVIEKLTSNMGKRKSSTPQKFVGEKFMRFGYPDIPFDMNLSYDKEAELMQSHMMDQAITNAITYLGAEALHPLMQHTPSTIAEVAPVISSAYAQVYHPSRIERPISRETADSHENNMDGPISLIRPKSRIQDREGSPSNSCLDSTDSDSSHDDRQSYPGNAALTPKIKPNPAYVKEEAKPLDVTKAPKGSLKDMYKVINGEGEQIRAFKCEHCRVLFLDHVMYTIHMGCHGYRDPLECNICGYRSQDRYEFSSHIVRGEHTFR
- the IKZF2 gene encoding zinc finger protein Helios isoform X1, with the translated sequence MTLTGCGRGGERQDEARSPASPRAGAALRGSWPGFAARGHCTLTMEAEAVDGYITCDNDYSPEREHCGMAIDLTSSTPNGQHTSPCHMAGSNSVKLEMQSDEEFDRKPLIHEDIIRAHDGGSSLEDPFIGSNEMVDNRKIQELSSEGGIRLPNGKLKCDVCGMVCIGPNVLMVHKRSHTGERPFHCNQCGASFTQKGNLLRHIKLHSGEKPFKCPFCSYACRRRDALTGHLRTHSVGKPHKCNYCGRSYKQRSSLEEHKERCHNYLQNVSLEAAGQVMSHHVPALEDCKEQEPVMDNNISVVPFERPAVIEKLTSNMGKRKSSTPQKFVGEKFMRFGYPDIPFDMNLSYDKEAELMQSHMMDQAITNAITYLGAEALHPLMQHTPSTIAEVAPVISSAYAQVYHPSRIERPISRETADSHENNMDGPISLIRPKSRIQDREGSPSNSCLDSTDSDSSHDDRQSYPGNAALTPKIKPNPAYVKEEAKPLDVTKAPKGSLKDMYKVINGEGEQIRAFKCEHCRVLFLDHVMYTIHMGCHGYRDPLECNICGYRSQDRYEFSSHIVRGEHTFR